Proteins encoded within one genomic window of Solenopsis invicta isolate M01_SB chromosome 10, UNIL_Sinv_3.0, whole genome shotgun sequence:
- the LOC105197778 gene encoding facilitated trehalose transporter Tret1 isoform X3 encodes MRYKGKKSNHHIGSESKVEIVTQVSPSQDKHHEEQTVKRTQWRQWLACISATLSMVAVGTVYGWTTTSLSRLTSGAGDVPIKITDDEGSWIVSLTVIGSMIGPFLGASFADRYGRKRCLLFASGFFIVGWAIVFFAQTVVALYVSRIILGIGVGISYTTNPMYVSEVADVEIRGALGTLIAVNVFTGSLLTCSIGPWVSYQVLTTVLLAVPIIFIACFSWFPETPAFLVTRGRRAEATRSLAFFKGIRDRDEARRELEHTLRNVFIEDVCDNTPMTGPGARKEPVKRSWMAKLKLMLLPSNARALGIILSLIATQQLSGNFSTIQYLEVLFKKAAIGIDSNVATILVLAVALVSCGLSTATVEGVGRRPLLIISTLGSSITLAILAIYLMLDARGVDVSAANLLPVIDVIVFQVVFQIGLGTLPNALMGELFPTEVKAFAGAIIIVFDGVLGFAVSKLYQVIGDWLGADTVYYFFAASCFLAFIMVIFTVPETKGRTFREIQELLKGGEKKTDIAEWSQEQNNTA; translated from the exons atgagatacaaGGGAAAGAAGAGCAATCATCAT ATCGGCTCGGAATCAAAGGTGGAGATCGTGACACAAGTCTCGCCTTCCCAAGACAAACATCACGAGGAACAAACGGTGAAGCGGACACAATGGAGGCAATGGCTAGCGTGCATATCAG CTACTCTATCCATGGTGGCGGTCGGCACTGTCTACGGATGGACCACCACGTCGCTCTCGCGGCTCACATCCGGCGCCGGCGACGTCCCAATAAAGATAACCGATGACGAGGGCTCGTGGATCGTGTCATTGACGGTGATCGGTTCGATGATCGGTCCGTTCCTCGGTGCCAGTTTCGCCGATCGATACGGTCGTAAAAGGTGTCTTCTGTTCGCCAGTGGTTTCTTCATCGTCGGCTGGGCAATCGTTTTCTTTGCCCAAACCGTCGTTGCCCTCTACGTCTCTAGGATAATCCTTGGTATCGGCGTGGGCATCTCGTACACTACCAATCCGATGTACGTATCGGAGGTCGCTGACGTCGAAATCAGAGGTGCTCTCGGCACGCTGATCGCCGTGAACGTGTTCACCGGTTCCTTGCTAACATGCAGTATCGGTCCGTGGGTATCGTATCAAGTTCTGACAACCGTACTCCTCGCAGTACCTATCATCTTCATCGCGTGTTTCTCCTGGTTTCCCGAGACTCCTGCCTTCCTCGTGACCAGGGGCCGCAGAGCGGAGGCCACCAGGTCTCTGGCGTTCTTCAAAGGGATTCGCGATCGCGACGAGGCAAGAAGAGAATTGGAACACACCTTACGTAACGTTTTTATCGAGGATGTTTGCGATAACACTCCAATGACCGGACCTGGAGCACGAAAGGAACCGGTTAAGCGCAGCTGGATGGCTAAGTTGAAGCTTATGCTGTTGCCCAGCAACGCCCGTGCTCTCGGCATCATACTTAGTCTAATTGCGACGCAGCAACTTAGTGGAAACTTTAGCACTATACAGTATCTTGAAGTACTCTTCAAGAAAGCAGCAATTGGCATCGACTCCAACGTTGCTACGATACTCGTGCTCGCGGTCGCCCTCGTCTCGTGTGGATTATCAACCGCGACCGTCGAGGGCGTGGGCAGACGCCCGCTACTGATCATCTCTACGCTAGGCTCCTCCATTACCTTGGCAATTCTTGCGATATATCTTATGCTGGATGCGAGGGGTGTCGACGTATCAGCAGCAAATCTTCTCCCGGTGATCGATGTGATCGTCTTCCAGGTAGTTTTCCAAATCGGATTAGGTACTCTACCAAACGCGTTGATGGGCGAACTGTTTCCCACTGAGGTGAAGGCGTTTGCCGGTGCCATCATCATTGTCTTCGACGGCGTGCTTGGCTTCGCCGTATCCAAACTGTATCAGGTGATCGGCGATTGGTTGGGCGCCGACACCGTTTATTACTTCTTCGCAGCGTCATGCTTCTTGGCATTCATAATGGTGATATTCACCGTACCGGAGACCAAAGGTCGAACGTTCCGCGAAATCCAAGAACTTTTAAAAGGTGGTGAAAAGAAGACAGATATCGCCGAATGGTCGCAGGAGCAAAATAACACGGCGTGA
- the LOC105197778 gene encoding facilitated trehalose transporter Tret1 isoform X1: MGVPYNFTFRHFASRYARWLQKVVKRCANTLIGSESKVEIVTQVSPSQDKHHEEQTVKRTQWRQWLACISATLSMVAVGTVYGWTTTSLSRLTSGAGDVPIKITDDEGSWIVSLTVIGSMIGPFLGASFADRYGRKRCLLFASGFFIVGWAIVFFAQTVVALYVSRIILGIGVGISYTTNPMYVSEVADVEIRGALGTLIAVNVFTGSLLTCSIGPWVSYQVLTTVLLAVPIIFIACFSWFPETPAFLVTRGRRAEATRSLAFFKGIRDRDEARRELEHTLRNVFIEDVCDNTPMTGPGARKEPVKRSWMAKLKLMLLPSNARALGIILSLIATQQLSGNFSTIQYLEVLFKKAAIGIDSNVATILVLAVALVSCGLSTATVEGVGRRPLLIISTLGSSITLAILAIYLMLDARGVDVSAANLLPVIDVIVFQVVFQIGLGTLPNALMGELFPTEVKAFAGAIIIVFDGVLGFAVSKLYQVIGDWLGADTVYYFFAASCFLAFIMVIFTVPETKGRTFREIQELLKGGEKKTDIAEWSQEQNNTA; encoded by the exons ATGGGTGTTCCGTACAATTTCACTTTCAGACATTTTGCGAGTAGGTACGCGCGATGGCTCCAAAAAGTCGTAAAAAGGTGCGCGAACACGTTG ATCGGCTCGGAATCAAAGGTGGAGATCGTGACACAAGTCTCGCCTTCCCAAGACAAACATCACGAGGAACAAACGGTGAAGCGGACACAATGGAGGCAATGGCTAGCGTGCATATCAG CTACTCTATCCATGGTGGCGGTCGGCACTGTCTACGGATGGACCACCACGTCGCTCTCGCGGCTCACATCCGGCGCCGGCGACGTCCCAATAAAGATAACCGATGACGAGGGCTCGTGGATCGTGTCATTGACGGTGATCGGTTCGATGATCGGTCCGTTCCTCGGTGCCAGTTTCGCCGATCGATACGGTCGTAAAAGGTGTCTTCTGTTCGCCAGTGGTTTCTTCATCGTCGGCTGGGCAATCGTTTTCTTTGCCCAAACCGTCGTTGCCCTCTACGTCTCTAGGATAATCCTTGGTATCGGCGTGGGCATCTCGTACACTACCAATCCGATGTACGTATCGGAGGTCGCTGACGTCGAAATCAGAGGTGCTCTCGGCACGCTGATCGCCGTGAACGTGTTCACCGGTTCCTTGCTAACATGCAGTATCGGTCCGTGGGTATCGTATCAAGTTCTGACAACCGTACTCCTCGCAGTACCTATCATCTTCATCGCGTGTTTCTCCTGGTTTCCCGAGACTCCTGCCTTCCTCGTGACCAGGGGCCGCAGAGCGGAGGCCACCAGGTCTCTGGCGTTCTTCAAAGGGATTCGCGATCGCGACGAGGCAAGAAGAGAATTGGAACACACCTTACGTAACGTTTTTATCGAGGATGTTTGCGATAACACTCCAATGACCGGACCTGGAGCACGAAAGGAACCGGTTAAGCGCAGCTGGATGGCTAAGTTGAAGCTTATGCTGTTGCCCAGCAACGCCCGTGCTCTCGGCATCATACTTAGTCTAATTGCGACGCAGCAACTTAGTGGAAACTTTAGCACTATACAGTATCTTGAAGTACTCTTCAAGAAAGCAGCAATTGGCATCGACTCCAACGTTGCTACGATACTCGTGCTCGCGGTCGCCCTCGTCTCGTGTGGATTATCAACCGCGACCGTCGAGGGCGTGGGCAGACGCCCGCTACTGATCATCTCTACGCTAGGCTCCTCCATTACCTTGGCAATTCTTGCGATATATCTTATGCTGGATGCGAGGGGTGTCGACGTATCAGCAGCAAATCTTCTCCCGGTGATCGATGTGATCGTCTTCCAGGTAGTTTTCCAAATCGGATTAGGTACTCTACCAAACGCGTTGATGGGCGAACTGTTTCCCACTGAGGTGAAGGCGTTTGCCGGTGCCATCATCATTGTCTTCGACGGCGTGCTTGGCTTCGCCGTATCCAAACTGTATCAGGTGATCGGCGATTGGTTGGGCGCCGACACCGTTTATTACTTCTTCGCAGCGTCATGCTTCTTGGCATTCATAATGGTGATATTCACCGTACCGGAGACCAAAGGTCGAACGTTCCGCGAAATCCAAGAACTTTTAAAAGGTGGTGAAAAGAAGACAGATATCGCCGAATGGTCGCAGGAGCAAAATAACACGGCGTGA
- the LOC105197778 gene encoding facilitated trehalose transporter Tret1 isoform X5, with protein MATTTDIGSESKVEIVTQVSPSQDKHHEEQTVKRTQWRQWLACISATLSMVAVGTVYGWTTTSLSRLTSGAGDVPIKITDDEGSWIVSLTVIGSMIGPFLGASFADRYGRKRCLLFASGFFIVGWAIVFFAQTVVALYVSRIILGIGVGISYTTNPMYVSEVADVEIRGALGTLIAVNVFTGSLLTCSIGPWVSYQVLTTVLLAVPIIFIACFSWFPETPAFLVTRGRRAEATRSLAFFKGIRDRDEARRELEHTLRNVFIEDVCDNTPMTGPGARKEPVKRSWMAKLKLMLLPSNARALGIILSLIATQQLSGNFSTIQYLEVLFKKAAIGIDSNVATILVLAVALVSCGLSTATVEGVGRRPLLIISTLGSSITLAILAIYLMLDARGVDVSAANLLPVIDVIVFQVVFQIGLGTLPNALMGELFPTEVKAFAGAIIIVFDGVLGFAVSKLYQVIGDWLGADTVYYFFAASCFLAFIMVIFTVPETKGRTFREIQELLKGGEKKTDIAEWSQEQNNTA; from the exons ATGGCTACAACCACGGAT ATCGGCTCGGAATCAAAGGTGGAGATCGTGACACAAGTCTCGCCTTCCCAAGACAAACATCACGAGGAACAAACGGTGAAGCGGACACAATGGAGGCAATGGCTAGCGTGCATATCAG CTACTCTATCCATGGTGGCGGTCGGCACTGTCTACGGATGGACCACCACGTCGCTCTCGCGGCTCACATCCGGCGCCGGCGACGTCCCAATAAAGATAACCGATGACGAGGGCTCGTGGATCGTGTCATTGACGGTGATCGGTTCGATGATCGGTCCGTTCCTCGGTGCCAGTTTCGCCGATCGATACGGTCGTAAAAGGTGTCTTCTGTTCGCCAGTGGTTTCTTCATCGTCGGCTGGGCAATCGTTTTCTTTGCCCAAACCGTCGTTGCCCTCTACGTCTCTAGGATAATCCTTGGTATCGGCGTGGGCATCTCGTACACTACCAATCCGATGTACGTATCGGAGGTCGCTGACGTCGAAATCAGAGGTGCTCTCGGCACGCTGATCGCCGTGAACGTGTTCACCGGTTCCTTGCTAACATGCAGTATCGGTCCGTGGGTATCGTATCAAGTTCTGACAACCGTACTCCTCGCAGTACCTATCATCTTCATCGCGTGTTTCTCCTGGTTTCCCGAGACTCCTGCCTTCCTCGTGACCAGGGGCCGCAGAGCGGAGGCCACCAGGTCTCTGGCGTTCTTCAAAGGGATTCGCGATCGCGACGAGGCAAGAAGAGAATTGGAACACACCTTACGTAACGTTTTTATCGAGGATGTTTGCGATAACACTCCAATGACCGGACCTGGAGCACGAAAGGAACCGGTTAAGCGCAGCTGGATGGCTAAGTTGAAGCTTATGCTGTTGCCCAGCAACGCCCGTGCTCTCGGCATCATACTTAGTCTAATTGCGACGCAGCAACTTAGTGGAAACTTTAGCACTATACAGTATCTTGAAGTACTCTTCAAGAAAGCAGCAATTGGCATCGACTCCAACGTTGCTACGATACTCGTGCTCGCGGTCGCCCTCGTCTCGTGTGGATTATCAACCGCGACCGTCGAGGGCGTGGGCAGACGCCCGCTACTGATCATCTCTACGCTAGGCTCCTCCATTACCTTGGCAATTCTTGCGATATATCTTATGCTGGATGCGAGGGGTGTCGACGTATCAGCAGCAAATCTTCTCCCGGTGATCGATGTGATCGTCTTCCAGGTAGTTTTCCAAATCGGATTAGGTACTCTACCAAACGCGTTGATGGGCGAACTGTTTCCCACTGAGGTGAAGGCGTTTGCCGGTGCCATCATCATTGTCTTCGACGGCGTGCTTGGCTTCGCCGTATCCAAACTGTATCAGGTGATCGGCGATTGGTTGGGCGCCGACACCGTTTATTACTTCTTCGCAGCGTCATGCTTCTTGGCATTCATAATGGTGATATTCACCGTACCGGAGACCAAAGGTCGAACGTTCCGCGAAATCCAAGAACTTTTAAAAGGTGGTGAAAAGAAGACAGATATCGCCGAATGGTCGCAGGAGCAAAATAACACGGCGTGA
- the LOC105197778 gene encoding facilitated trehalose transporter Tret1 isoform X4, translating into MSGVTDSLIGSESKVEIVTQVSPSQDKHHEEQTVKRTQWRQWLACISATLSMVAVGTVYGWTTTSLSRLTSGAGDVPIKITDDEGSWIVSLTVIGSMIGPFLGASFADRYGRKRCLLFASGFFIVGWAIVFFAQTVVALYVSRIILGIGVGISYTTNPMYVSEVADVEIRGALGTLIAVNVFTGSLLTCSIGPWVSYQVLTTVLLAVPIIFIACFSWFPETPAFLVTRGRRAEATRSLAFFKGIRDRDEARRELEHTLRNVFIEDVCDNTPMTGPGARKEPVKRSWMAKLKLMLLPSNARALGIILSLIATQQLSGNFSTIQYLEVLFKKAAIGIDSNVATILVLAVALVSCGLSTATVEGVGRRPLLIISTLGSSITLAILAIYLMLDARGVDVSAANLLPVIDVIVFQVVFQIGLGTLPNALMGELFPTEVKAFAGAIIIVFDGVLGFAVSKLYQVIGDWLGADTVYYFFAASCFLAFIMVIFTVPETKGRTFREIQELLKGGEKKTDIAEWSQEQNNTA; encoded by the exons ATGTCAGGAGTGACGGATTCGCTG ATCGGCTCGGAATCAAAGGTGGAGATCGTGACACAAGTCTCGCCTTCCCAAGACAAACATCACGAGGAACAAACGGTGAAGCGGACACAATGGAGGCAATGGCTAGCGTGCATATCAG CTACTCTATCCATGGTGGCGGTCGGCACTGTCTACGGATGGACCACCACGTCGCTCTCGCGGCTCACATCCGGCGCCGGCGACGTCCCAATAAAGATAACCGATGACGAGGGCTCGTGGATCGTGTCATTGACGGTGATCGGTTCGATGATCGGTCCGTTCCTCGGTGCCAGTTTCGCCGATCGATACGGTCGTAAAAGGTGTCTTCTGTTCGCCAGTGGTTTCTTCATCGTCGGCTGGGCAATCGTTTTCTTTGCCCAAACCGTCGTTGCCCTCTACGTCTCTAGGATAATCCTTGGTATCGGCGTGGGCATCTCGTACACTACCAATCCGATGTACGTATCGGAGGTCGCTGACGTCGAAATCAGAGGTGCTCTCGGCACGCTGATCGCCGTGAACGTGTTCACCGGTTCCTTGCTAACATGCAGTATCGGTCCGTGGGTATCGTATCAAGTTCTGACAACCGTACTCCTCGCAGTACCTATCATCTTCATCGCGTGTTTCTCCTGGTTTCCCGAGACTCCTGCCTTCCTCGTGACCAGGGGCCGCAGAGCGGAGGCCACCAGGTCTCTGGCGTTCTTCAAAGGGATTCGCGATCGCGACGAGGCAAGAAGAGAATTGGAACACACCTTACGTAACGTTTTTATCGAGGATGTTTGCGATAACACTCCAATGACCGGACCTGGAGCACGAAAGGAACCGGTTAAGCGCAGCTGGATGGCTAAGTTGAAGCTTATGCTGTTGCCCAGCAACGCCCGTGCTCTCGGCATCATACTTAGTCTAATTGCGACGCAGCAACTTAGTGGAAACTTTAGCACTATACAGTATCTTGAAGTACTCTTCAAGAAAGCAGCAATTGGCATCGACTCCAACGTTGCTACGATACTCGTGCTCGCGGTCGCCCTCGTCTCGTGTGGATTATCAACCGCGACCGTCGAGGGCGTGGGCAGACGCCCGCTACTGATCATCTCTACGCTAGGCTCCTCCATTACCTTGGCAATTCTTGCGATATATCTTATGCTGGATGCGAGGGGTGTCGACGTATCAGCAGCAAATCTTCTCCCGGTGATCGATGTGATCGTCTTCCAGGTAGTTTTCCAAATCGGATTAGGTACTCTACCAAACGCGTTGATGGGCGAACTGTTTCCCACTGAGGTGAAGGCGTTTGCCGGTGCCATCATCATTGTCTTCGACGGCGTGCTTGGCTTCGCCGTATCCAAACTGTATCAGGTGATCGGCGATTGGTTGGGCGCCGACACCGTTTATTACTTCTTCGCAGCGTCATGCTTCTTGGCATTCATAATGGTGATATTCACCGTACCGGAGACCAAAGGTCGAACGTTCCGCGAAATCCAAGAACTTTTAAAAGGTGGTGAAAAGAAGACAGATATCGCCGAATGGTCGCAGGAGCAAAATAACACGGCGTGA
- the LOC105197778 gene encoding facilitated trehalose transporter Tret1 isoform X2, whose product MTTARTSEDGCAFGLRNHSLREIGSESKVEIVTQVSPSQDKHHEEQTVKRTQWRQWLACISATLSMVAVGTVYGWTTTSLSRLTSGAGDVPIKITDDEGSWIVSLTVIGSMIGPFLGASFADRYGRKRCLLFASGFFIVGWAIVFFAQTVVALYVSRIILGIGVGISYTTNPMYVSEVADVEIRGALGTLIAVNVFTGSLLTCSIGPWVSYQVLTTVLLAVPIIFIACFSWFPETPAFLVTRGRRAEATRSLAFFKGIRDRDEARRELEHTLRNVFIEDVCDNTPMTGPGARKEPVKRSWMAKLKLMLLPSNARALGIILSLIATQQLSGNFSTIQYLEVLFKKAAIGIDSNVATILVLAVALVSCGLSTATVEGVGRRPLLIISTLGSSITLAILAIYLMLDARGVDVSAANLLPVIDVIVFQVVFQIGLGTLPNALMGELFPTEVKAFAGAIIIVFDGVLGFAVSKLYQVIGDWLGADTVYYFFAASCFLAFIMVIFTVPETKGRTFREIQELLKGGEKKTDIAEWSQEQNNTA is encoded by the exons ATCGGCTCGGAATCAAAGGTGGAGATCGTGACACAAGTCTCGCCTTCCCAAGACAAACATCACGAGGAACAAACGGTGAAGCGGACACAATGGAGGCAATGGCTAGCGTGCATATCAG CTACTCTATCCATGGTGGCGGTCGGCACTGTCTACGGATGGACCACCACGTCGCTCTCGCGGCTCACATCCGGCGCCGGCGACGTCCCAATAAAGATAACCGATGACGAGGGCTCGTGGATCGTGTCATTGACGGTGATCGGTTCGATGATCGGTCCGTTCCTCGGTGCCAGTTTCGCCGATCGATACGGTCGTAAAAGGTGTCTTCTGTTCGCCAGTGGTTTCTTCATCGTCGGCTGGGCAATCGTTTTCTTTGCCCAAACCGTCGTTGCCCTCTACGTCTCTAGGATAATCCTTGGTATCGGCGTGGGCATCTCGTACACTACCAATCCGATGTACGTATCGGAGGTCGCTGACGTCGAAATCAGAGGTGCTCTCGGCACGCTGATCGCCGTGAACGTGTTCACCGGTTCCTTGCTAACATGCAGTATCGGTCCGTGGGTATCGTATCAAGTTCTGACAACCGTACTCCTCGCAGTACCTATCATCTTCATCGCGTGTTTCTCCTGGTTTCCCGAGACTCCTGCCTTCCTCGTGACCAGGGGCCGCAGAGCGGAGGCCACCAGGTCTCTGGCGTTCTTCAAAGGGATTCGCGATCGCGACGAGGCAAGAAGAGAATTGGAACACACCTTACGTAACGTTTTTATCGAGGATGTTTGCGATAACACTCCAATGACCGGACCTGGAGCACGAAAGGAACCGGTTAAGCGCAGCTGGATGGCTAAGTTGAAGCTTATGCTGTTGCCCAGCAACGCCCGTGCTCTCGGCATCATACTTAGTCTAATTGCGACGCAGCAACTTAGTGGAAACTTTAGCACTATACAGTATCTTGAAGTACTCTTCAAGAAAGCAGCAATTGGCATCGACTCCAACGTTGCTACGATACTCGTGCTCGCGGTCGCCCTCGTCTCGTGTGGATTATCAACCGCGACCGTCGAGGGCGTGGGCAGACGCCCGCTACTGATCATCTCTACGCTAGGCTCCTCCATTACCTTGGCAATTCTTGCGATATATCTTATGCTGGATGCGAGGGGTGTCGACGTATCAGCAGCAAATCTTCTCCCGGTGATCGATGTGATCGTCTTCCAGGTAGTTTTCCAAATCGGATTAGGTACTCTACCAAACGCGTTGATGGGCGAACTGTTTCCCACTGAGGTGAAGGCGTTTGCCGGTGCCATCATCATTGTCTTCGACGGCGTGCTTGGCTTCGCCGTATCCAAACTGTATCAGGTGATCGGCGATTGGTTGGGCGCCGACACCGTTTATTACTTCTTCGCAGCGTCATGCTTCTTGGCATTCATAATGGTGATATTCACCGTACCGGAGACCAAAGGTCGAACGTTCCGCGAAATCCAAGAACTTTTAAAAGGTGGTGAAAAGAAGACAGATATCGCCGAATGGTCGCAGGAGCAAAATAACACGGCGTGA